From Pseudomonas alcaligenes, a single genomic window includes:
- a CDS encoding bifunctional diguanylate cyclase/phosphodiesterase: protein MSRLLAILLLCLAFSASPVAALSLTPDEQAWLQAHPQLRLGIDASWPPFEFRDHQGRYQGLAASYVQLIEQRLRIKLQPVDPGNWSQVLASAKAGRLDLLPGVMATPERQRDLAFTRPYLDFPIVIIAHLGGAQPHRLEDLYGLKVAVIQDYAPHELLRTRHPDLNLLPLPSVSAALQAVATGQADALVGDLASSVWSMRQLKLEGLFVSGETPYRYQLAMAAPRSQAILVGILDKLFADLSPAEVAALQEPWVGGVLDRRQVWRQAALYGLPTLLAVLLVLAAVLRINRRLRQEMRSRKTLEQQLRISEQHYRGLVESLNAIAWEMRLEDYCFTYVSPHAEKLLGYPLSEWLQPGFWQRSLYPDDAETALNYCLTETQAGRDHAFDYRMLAADGRVVWIRDIVTLIQRDDSLILRGLMVDISEAKAAELAQQLSEEKFSSVFHNCPDILVIARRSDGALLALNHTFEQQLGIDSAEAMGKTATELAIWGVPDIGPQLLQRLQGEPLNNLEMPFRRRNGEQFIGLISAQPVELDGTAALVVAVRDITELKRTQQKLQASEEKFAKAFHASPDGLLITRLSDGRLLEANEGFCRITGYELSQVIGRTTEEIGLWANLADRDRMTELVRSQGMVRDFRAWICTRYQQQRLGELATQTIMINDEPCLLTIARDITERQLMQERLHQAATVFESTAEGVMITDLNQRISAVNRAFSEITGYSETEALGQSPRLLASGQHDSAFYAAMWHQLAAEGHWQGEIWNRRKNGEIYPEWLTISAVRDQSDSITHFVGVFADISPLKHAQARLDYQAHHDPLTGLPNRLLFESRLNAALTDARTDDRQGAVLFLDLDRFKHINDSLGHPVGDLLLKSIAERLREQLRDIDTVARLGGDEFIVLLPGLHQPRDAERVATKLLACFSPPFQADSHEFFISASIGISLFPEDGNDVATLVKNADAAMYSSKAKGRNRIEFYTRSLTFQATERMTLEHELRRAIERDELSLHYQPKLCLASQQLIGAEALLRWRHPVFGDIPPDRFIPLAEENGMILQLGDWALQEACRQMREWQGQHAPFGPLSVNLSGSQLRQPQLAQRIADSLADFGLAPASLQLEITESFIMSQAEEALFILHELKALGLQLAIDDFGTGYSSLSYLKRLPLDILKIDKSFIRGLPEDQDDAAITRAIIALGRSLQFTVIAEGVETKAQELFLAAEGCQQIQGYVVSRPLSAESFASNFLGPLAIGSAEKAPV from the coding sequence ATGTCGCGCCTGCTGGCCATTCTCCTGCTGTGTCTGGCGTTCTCGGCGAGCCCGGTGGCGGCACTTAGCCTCACACCCGACGAGCAGGCCTGGCTGCAGGCCCACCCGCAGCTGCGCCTGGGCATTGATGCGTCCTGGCCGCCCTTCGAGTTTCGCGATCACCAGGGTCGCTACCAGGGCCTGGCCGCCAGCTATGTGCAACTGATCGAACAGCGCCTGCGGATCAAACTGCAACCGGTCGACCCGGGTAACTGGAGCCAGGTGCTGGCCAGCGCCAAGGCCGGCCGCCTCGACCTGCTCCCAGGCGTCATGGCCACCCCGGAGCGCCAGCGTGACCTGGCCTTCACCCGCCCCTATCTCGACTTTCCCATCGTCATCATTGCCCACCTGGGCGGCGCCCAGCCGCACCGCCTGGAAGACCTCTACGGCCTCAAGGTGGCGGTCATCCAGGACTATGCGCCCCACGAGCTGCTGCGCACTCGCCACCCCGATCTCAACCTGCTGCCCCTGCCCAGCGTCAGCGCCGCCCTACAGGCCGTCGCCACCGGCCAGGCCGACGCCCTGGTCGGCGACCTCGCCTCCAGCGTGTGGAGCATGCGCCAGCTCAAGCTCGAAGGCCTGTTCGTCAGCGGCGAAACCCCCTATCGCTATCAGTTGGCCATGGCCGCTCCACGCAGCCAGGCGATCCTGGTCGGCATCCTCGACAAACTGTTCGCCGACCTGAGCCCCGCCGAGGTCGCCGCCCTGCAGGAGCCCTGGGTCGGCGGCGTGTTGGATCGCCGCCAGGTCTGGCGCCAGGCTGCCCTGTATGGCCTGCCGACCCTGCTGGCGGTGTTGCTGGTGCTGGCTGCGGTGCTGCGCATCAACCGCCGCCTGCGCCAGGAAATGCGCAGCCGCAAGACCCTCGAGCAGCAGCTGCGCATCAGCGAACAGCACTACCGCGGCCTGGTGGAAAGCCTCAACGCCATTGCCTGGGAAATGCGCCTGGAGGACTACTGCTTCACCTATGTCTCGCCGCATGCCGAGAAGCTGCTCGGCTATCCCCTCAGCGAGTGGCTGCAGCCCGGCTTCTGGCAGCGCTCGCTGTATCCCGACGACGCCGAGACGGCCCTCAACTACTGCCTCACGGAAACCCAGGCCGGGCGAGATCACGCCTTCGACTACCGAATGCTCGCCGCCGACGGTCGTGTAGTGTGGATCCGCGACATCGTCACCCTGATCCAGCGCGACGACAGCCTGATCCTGCGCGGCCTGATGGTCGACATCAGCGAGGCCAAGGCCGCCGAGCTGGCTCAGCAGCTGTCCGAGGAAAAATTCAGCTCGGTGTTCCACAACTGCCCGGACATCCTGGTCATCGCCCGCCGTAGCGACGGTGCCCTGCTGGCCCTCAACCACACCTTCGAACAGCAGCTCGGCATCGACAGCGCCGAAGCCATGGGCAAGACCGCCACCGAGCTGGCCATCTGGGGCGTGCCGGACATCGGCCCGCAGTTGCTGCAGCGCCTGCAGGGCGAACCCCTGAACAACCTGGAAATGCCCTTCCGCCGGCGCAATGGCGAGCAGTTCATCGGCCTCATCTCGGCCCAGCCGGTGGAACTGGACGGCACTGCCGCGCTGGTAGTCGCGGTACGCGACATCACCGAACTCAAGCGCACCCAGCAGAAGCTGCAGGCCTCCGAAGAGAAGTTCGCCAAGGCCTTCCACGCCTCACCCGACGGCCTGCTGATCACCCGCCTGAGCGATGGCCGCCTGCTCGAAGCCAACGAAGGCTTCTGCCGCATCACCGGCTACGAGCTGTCCCAGGTGATCGGCCGCACCACCGAGGAAATCGGCCTGTGGGCCAACCTGGCCGACCGCGACCGGATGACCGAACTGGTGCGCAGCCAGGGCATGGTGCGCGACTTCCGCGCCTGGATCTGCACCCGCTACCAGCAGCAGCGCCTCGGCGAACTGGCCACCCAGACGATCATGATCAACGACGAGCCGTGCCTGCTCACCATCGCCCGCGACATCACCGAGCGCCAGCTGATGCAGGAGCGCCTGCACCAGGCCGCCACCGTGTTCGAGAGCACCGCCGAAGGGGTGATGATCACCGACCTCAACCAGCGTATCAGCGCGGTCAACCGCGCCTTCAGCGAAATCACCGGCTACAGCGAGACCGAAGCCCTCGGCCAGTCGCCACGCCTGCTCGCCTCGGGCCAGCACGACAGCGCCTTCTATGCCGCCATGTGGCACCAGTTGGCGGCCGAAGGCCACTGGCAGGGCGAGATCTGGAACCGGCGCAAGAACGGCGAGATCTATCCCGAGTGGCTGACCATCAGCGCAGTGCGCGACCAGAGCGACAGCATCACCCACTTCGTTGGCGTGTTCGCCGACATCAGCCCGCTCAAGCACGCCCAGGCCCGCCTCGACTACCAGGCCCACCACGACCCGCTCACCGGCCTGCCCAACCGCCTGCTGTTCGAGAGCCGCCTCAACGCCGCACTGACCGACGCGCGCACCGACGACCGCCAGGGCGCCGTGCTGTTCCTCGACCTCGACCGTTTCAAGCACATCAACGACAGCCTCGGCCACCCGGTCGGCGACCTGCTGCTGAAGAGCATCGCCGAGCGCCTGCGCGAACAGCTGCGCGACATCGACACGGTGGCCCGCCTCGGTGGCGACGAATTCATCGTGCTACTCCCCGGCCTGCACCAGCCGCGCGACGCCGAACGAGTGGCGACCAAGCTGCTGGCCTGTTTCAGCCCCCCCTTCCAGGCCGACAGCCACGAGTTCTTCATCAGCGCCAGCATCGGCATCAGCCTGTTCCCCGAGGACGGCAACGACGTCGCCACCCTGGTCAAGAACGCCGACGCGGCGATGTACAGCTCCAAGGCCAAGGGCCGCAACCGCATCGAGTTCTACACCCGCAGCCTGACCTTCCAGGCCACCGAGCGCATGACCCTGGAGCATGAGCTGCGTCGCGCCATCGAACGCGACGAACTGAGCCTGCACTACCAGCCCAAGCTGTGCCTGGCCAGCCAGCAACTGATCGGCGCCGAAGCCCTGCTGCGCTGGCGCCACCCGGTATTCGGCGACATCCCGCCGGATCGCTTCATCCCCCTGGCCGAAGAAAACGGCATGATCCTCCAGCTCGGCGACTGGGCCCTGCAGGAAGCCTGTCGGCAGATGCGCGAATGGCAGGGCCAGCACGCTCCCTTCGGCCCGCTGTCGGTCAATCTCTCCGGCAGCCAGCTGCGCCAGCCGCAACTGGCCCAGCGCATCGCCGACTCCCTCGCCGACTTCGGCCTGGCGCCCGCCAGCCTGCAGCTGGAAATCACCGAAAGCTTCATCATGAGCCAGGCCGAAGAGGCCCTGTTCATCCTCCACGAACTCAAGGCCCTGGGCCTGCAACTGGCCATCGACGACTTCGGTACCGGCTACTCCTCGCTCAGCTACCTCAAGCGCCTGCCGCTGGACATCCTGAAGATCGACAAGTCGTTCATCCGCGGCCTGCCTGAAGACCAGGACGACGCCGCCATCACCCGCGCCATCATCGCCCTAGGTCGCAGCCTGCAGTTCACGGTGATCGCCGAAGGCGTGGAAACCAAGGCCCAGGAACTGTTCCTGGCTGCCGAAGGCTGCCAGCAGATCCAGGGCTACGTGGTCAGCCGGCCGCTCTCCGCCGAGTCTTTCGCCAGCAATTTCCTCGGCCCATTAGCGATTGGCAGCGCCGAAAAGGCCCCGGTATAA
- the rpoD gene encoding RNA polymerase sigma factor RpoD, which translates to MSGKAQQQSRLKELISRGREQGYLTYAEVNDHLPEDISDPEQVEDIIRMINDMGINVFESAPDADALLLAEADTDEAAAEEAAAALAAVETDIGRTTDPVRMYMREMGTVELLTREGEIEIAKRIEEGIREVMGAIAFFPGTVDSILGEYQRIVSEGGRLSDVLSGYIDPDDGSLPAEEVPVDLKSATPAAEAAEDEEEAEGDSDDEEEGDGGPDPEEAARRFGAVSEQMEKARKALKKHGRHSKQANNELLALAELFMPIKLVPKQFDALVERVRGSLEQVRAQERAIMQLCVRDARMPRADFLKLFPGNEIDESWAAGLAKGKAKYAEAIGNLQGDIQRCQQKLIALEADTSLAIAEIKDINRRMSIGEAKARRAKKEMVEANLRLVISIAKKYTNRGLQFLDLIQEGNIGLMKAVDKFEYRRGYKFSTYATWWIRQAITRSIADQARTIRIPVHMIETINKLNRISRQMLQEMGREPTPEELGERMEMPEDKIRKVLKIAKEPISMETPIGDDEDSHLGDFIEDSTMQSPIDVATVESLKEATREVLAGLTAREAKVLRMRFGIDMNTDHTLEEVGKQFDVTRERIRQIEAKALRKLRHPTRSEHLRSFLDE; encoded by the coding sequence ATGTCCGGAAAAGCGCAACAGCAGTCTCGTTTGAAAGAATTGATCAGCCGCGGTCGTGAGCAGGGTTACCTGACTTACGCGGAGGTCAATGACCACCTGCCGGAGGATATTTCCGATCCGGAACAGGTGGAAGACATCATCCGCATGATCAACGACATGGGGATCAACGTATTCGAGAGTGCCCCGGATGCGGACGCCCTGTTGCTGGCCGAAGCCGATACCGATGAAGCCGCTGCCGAGGAAGCCGCCGCTGCCCTGGCCGCAGTAGAAACCGACATCGGCCGCACCACCGACCCGGTGCGCATGTACATGCGCGAAATGGGTACCGTGGAACTGCTGACCCGCGAAGGCGAGATCGAAATCGCCAAACGCATCGAGGAAGGCATCCGCGAAGTCATGGGCGCCATCGCCTTCTTCCCTGGCACCGTCGACAGCATCCTCGGTGAATACCAGCGCATCGTCAGCGAAGGCGGCCGCCTGTCCGACGTTCTCAGCGGCTACATCGACCCGGATGACGGCAGCCTGCCGGCCGAAGAAGTTCCGGTCGACCTGAAGAGCGCCACTCCGGCCGCCGAAGCGGCCGAGGACGAGGAAGAAGCCGAAGGCGACAGCGACGACGAAGAAGAAGGAGATGGCGGCCCGGATCCGGAAGAAGCCGCACGCCGTTTCGGCGCCGTTTCCGAGCAAATGGAAAAGGCCCGCAAGGCCCTGAAGAAGCACGGCCGCCACAGCAAGCAGGCAAACAATGAACTGCTGGCCCTGGCCGAGCTGTTCATGCCGATCAAGCTGGTGCCCAAGCAATTCGACGCCCTGGTCGAGCGCGTACGCGGCTCGCTGGAACAGGTACGTGCCCAGGAACGCGCCATCATGCAGCTGTGCGTGCGCGACGCGCGCATGCCGCGTGCCGATTTCCTCAAGCTGTTCCCCGGCAACGAAATCGACGAAAGCTGGGCCGCCGGCCTGGCCAAGGGCAAGGCCAAGTACGCCGAAGCCATCGGCAACCTGCAGGGCGACATCCAGCGCTGCCAGCAGAAGCTGATCGCCCTGGAAGCCGACACCAGCCTGGCCATCGCCGAAATCAAGGACATCAACCGCCGCATGTCCATCGGCGAAGCCAAGGCGCGCCGGGCGAAGAAAGAGATGGTCGAGGCCAACCTGCGCCTGGTTATCTCCATCGCCAAGAAGTACACCAACCGTGGCCTGCAGTTCCTCGACCTGATCCAGGAAGGCAACATCGGCCTGATGAAGGCGGTGGACAAGTTCGAATACCGGCGCGGCTACAAGTTCTCGACCTACGCCACCTGGTGGATCCGCCAGGCGATCACCCGCTCGATCGCCGACCAGGCGCGCACAATCCGTATCCCGGTGCACATGATCGAGACGATCAACAAGCTCAACCGTATCTCCCGCCAGATGCTCCAGGAGATGGGCCGCGAGCCGACTCCGGAAGAGCTGGGCGAGCGCATGGAAATGCCCGAGGACAAGATTCGCAAGGTACTGAAGATCGCCAAAGAGCCGATCTCCATGGAAACCCCGATCGGCGACGACGAAGATTCGCACCTGGGCGACTTCATCGAGGACTCCACCATGCAATCGCCGATCGACGTGGCGACCGTGGAAAGCCTCAAGGAAGCCACCCGCGAAGTACTGGCCGGCCTCACTGCCCGTGAAGCCAAGGTGCTGCGTATGCGCTTCGGCATCGACATGAACACCGACCACACCCTCGAGGAAGTCGGCAAGCAGTTCGATGTGACCCGCGAGCGCATCCGCCAGATCGAAGCCAAGGCCCTGCGCAAGCTGCGCCACCCGACGAGAAGCGAGCACCTGCGCTCCTTCCTCGACGAGTAA
- the dnaG gene encoding DNA primase → MAGLIPQSFIDDLLNRTDIVEVVSSRIQLKKAGKNYTACCPFHKEKTPSFSVSPDKQFYYCFGCGAGGNALGFVMDHDSLDFPLAVEELAKRAGMEVPREDGGRGGKPRQPTDSPLYALLTAASDYYRQALKSHPTRKAAVNYLKGRGLSGEIARDFGLGFAPPGWDNLLKHLGGDALQQKAMIDAGLLIENSDSGKRYDRFRDRVMFPIRDSRGRIIAFGGRVLGDDKPKYLNSPETPVFHKGQELYGLYEARKSNRDLDEIMVVEGYMDVIALAQQGLRNAVATLGTATSEEHLKRLFRLVPSVLFCFDGDAAGRKAAWRALESTLPSLQDGRRARFLFLPEGEDPDSLVRAEGTDAFRARINQHAQPLADYFFQQLCEEADPRSLEGKAHLATLATPLIEQIPGINLRALMRQRLGEITGLNSEALNQVSRSTPAPATHPVTSDYADDHYYDSQPDYGDIADYANHIEPPAEQDFEPKKNWKKGEGKPWKKDGNWKKGGRDEPPRPPRKPVSVESPTLTALRTLLHHPALAQKVEDASHFAAEDDTYAQLLVALLGALQKAPQLRSLQLIARWHGTPQGRLLQALAEKEWLIDQDNLEKQFFDTITTLASSQLQKRREQLLRSVMQKSPSELTPEEKTLLREHFSLSSSPGDKSPTGA, encoded by the coding sequence ATGGCCGGCCTGATCCCGCAATCCTTCATCGATGACCTGCTCAACCGCACCGACATAGTCGAGGTGGTGAGCTCGCGCATCCAACTGAAGAAGGCCGGCAAGAACTACACCGCCTGCTGCCCGTTCCACAAGGAAAAGACCCCCTCCTTCAGCGTCAGCCCGGACAAGCAGTTCTATTACTGCTTCGGCTGCGGCGCCGGCGGCAACGCCCTCGGCTTCGTCATGGATCACGACAGCCTGGACTTCCCCCTGGCCGTCGAGGAGCTGGCCAAGCGCGCCGGTATGGAAGTGCCGCGCGAGGATGGCGGACGCGGGGGCAAACCGCGCCAGCCGACCGACTCGCCGCTCTACGCTCTGCTCACGGCCGCCAGCGACTATTACCGCCAGGCCCTGAAGAGCCACCCGACACGCAAGGCGGCAGTGAACTACCTCAAGGGCCGCGGCCTGTCCGGCGAGATCGCCCGCGACTTCGGCCTGGGCTTCGCCCCGCCCGGCTGGGACAACCTGCTCAAGCACCTGGGCGGCGACGCCCTGCAACAGAAGGCCATGATCGACGCCGGCCTGCTGATCGAGAACAGCGACAGCGGCAAACGCTATGACCGCTTCCGCGACCGCGTGATGTTCCCCATCCGCGACAGCCGCGGACGCATCATCGCCTTTGGCGGCCGAGTGCTCGGTGACGACAAGCCCAAGTACCTGAACTCCCCGGAAACCCCAGTATTCCACAAGGGCCAGGAGCTCTACGGCCTGTACGAGGCGCGCAAGAGCAACCGCGACCTCGACGAGATCATGGTGGTCGAAGGCTACATGGACGTCATCGCCCTGGCTCAGCAGGGCCTGCGCAACGCGGTGGCCACCCTCGGCACGGCCACCAGCGAGGAACACCTCAAGCGCCTGTTCCGCCTGGTGCCCAGCGTGCTGTTCTGCTTCGACGGCGATGCGGCCGGACGCAAGGCCGCCTGGCGCGCCCTGGAGTCGACCCTGCCGAGCCTGCAGGACGGGCGCCGCGCGCGCTTCCTGTTCCTCCCCGAAGGCGAAGACCCGGACAGCCTGGTACGCGCCGAAGGCACCGACGCCTTCCGCGCCCGCATCAACCAGCACGCCCAGCCGCTGGCCGACTACTTCTTCCAGCAACTGTGCGAAGAAGCCGACCCGCGCTCCCTGGAAGGCAAGGCGCACCTGGCCACCCTGGCTACCCCACTGATCGAGCAGATCCCTGGCATCAACCTGCGCGCCCTGATGCGCCAGCGCCTCGGTGAAATCACCGGCCTCAACAGCGAAGCGCTCAACCAGGTCAGCCGCAGCACGCCAGCGCCTGCCACCCACCCGGTCACCAGCGACTATGCGGACGACCACTATTACGACAGCCAGCCGGACTACGGCGATATCGCCGACTACGCCAACCACATCGAGCCGCCCGCCGAGCAGGACTTCGAGCCCAAGAAGAACTGGAAGAAAGGCGAAGGCAAGCCATGGAAGAAGGACGGCAACTGGAAGAAGGGCGGCCGCGACGAACCGCCGCGCCCACCACGCAAGCCGGTCAGCGTCGAATCACCGACCCTGACCGCCTTGCGCACCCTGCTGCACCACCCGGCACTGGCGCAGAAGGTCGAGGATGCCAGCCACTTCGCCGCCGAGGACGACACCTATGCCCAGCTGCTGGTCGCCCTGCTCGGCGCCCTGCAAAAGGCGCCGCAGCTGCGCTCGCTGCAGCTGATCGCACGCTGGCATGGAACCCCCCAGGGGCGCCTGCTGCAGGCCCTGGCGGAAAAGGAATGGCTGATCGATCAGGACAATCTTGAAAAGCAGTTCTTCGACACCATTACTACACTTGCCAGTAGCCAACTGCAGAAACGGCGCGAGCAGCTCCTGCGCAGCGTCATGCAAAAAAGCCCCAGTGAACTGACTCCGGAAGAGAAGACTCTACTGAGAGAACACTTCAGCCTCTCCTCTTCACCAGGCGACAAGAGCCCAACTGGCGCCTGA